Proteins from a single region of Chryseobacterium sp. T16E-39:
- a CDS encoding diacylglycerol kinase family protein: MRKPPIHRSFLNAFRGVFLMVKSERNFQIECLALLINLFLVFYLQLSKLDAALILIVSFGVLSTEILNTAIERICDIIQPEFDRRIGFIKDVSAGAVILMAIVSVIVGILVYWKYIFI, from the coding sequence ATGCGTAAACCACCTATCCATAGAAGTTTCCTGAATGCTTTTCGAGGTGTTTTTTTAATGGTAAAAAGCGAAAGAAATTTTCAGATTGAATGTCTGGCTCTGTTGATCAATCTGTTTCTCGTCTTTTATTTACAGCTGTCAAAGCTGGATGCAGCCCTGATTCTTATCGTCTCTTTCGGTGTTCTAAGTACTGAAATTCTCAATACAGCCATTGAACGGATATGTGATATCATTCAACCGGAATTTGACAGGAGAATTGGATTTATTAAGGATGTTTCTGCGGGTGCAGTAATTCTTATGGCGATTGTTTCGGTGATTGTTGGAATTTTGGTGTACTGGAAATATATTTTCATTTAA
- a CDS encoding gamma-glutamylcyclotransferase family protein produces MPYLFSYGTLQNEQVQTETFGRVLNGEKDILMGCKLKMLEITDPEVLRKSNQKYHPILEFSGMIEDEVEGMLFEVTDGEILQADEYEVDDYKRIETTFRSGKKGFIYVVK; encoded by the coding sequence ATGCCCTATTTATTTTCATACGGAACCTTACAGAATGAACAGGTTCAAACAGAAACATTTGGAAGAGTATTGAACGGTGAAAAAGATATTCTTATGGGATGTAAACTCAAAATGCTTGAGATCACTGATCCTGAAGTGCTGAGAAAAAGTAATCAGAAGTATCATCCGATTTTGGAGTTTTCAGGAATGATTGAAGACGAAGTGGAGGGAATGCTTTTTGAAGTTACTGATGGTGAAATCCTTCAGGCTGATGAATATGAAGTAGATGATTATAAGAGGATTGAAACCACTTTTAGATCAGGTAAAAAGGGATTTATTTATGTTGTGAAATAA
- a CDS encoding SGNH/GDSL hydrolase family protein: protein MKRMIYALFFGDSITYGEYDGVFGGWVDILKRYALQKFHEGSNEVIVYNLGIGGETTEGLVKRISHELDARYSAEGNVVFLAYGANDLAIKEGSQMVSSEQFKVHIQTAINSAKQYTDDIYLVSILPFSKNVDGIEVASGKLRTNDEVLVYNKILQDIALENSCAYIDFYAAFLMDKEILLSQDGVHPNEKGYGTMAEIAIPIIEKYL, encoded by the coding sequence ATGAAAAGAATGATATATGCACTGTTCTTTGGGGACAGTATCACTTATGGCGAATATGACGGAGTATTTGGAGGCTGGGTAGATATTTTGAAAAGATATGCATTACAAAAATTCCATGAAGGAAGTAACGAAGTTATTGTTTACAATTTAGGAATTGGCGGAGAAACAACTGAAGGTCTTGTAAAAAGGATATCTCATGAATTGGATGCGCGATATTCAGCTGAAGGAAATGTTGTCTTTTTAGCATATGGAGCAAATGATCTGGCTATAAAAGAGGGATCCCAAATGGTGAGCTCTGAACAGTTTAAAGTACATATTCAAACCGCAATCAATTCTGCGAAACAATATACCGACGATATTTATCTCGTAAGTATCTTACCATTTTCTAAAAATGTAGATGGAATTGAAGTCGCTTCCGGAAAGTTAAGGACCAATGATGAAGTTTTAGTATATAATAAAATTCTTCAGGACATTGCCCTTGAAAATTCATGTGCTTATATCGATTTTTATGCTGCATTCTTGATGGATAAAGAAATTTTACTCTCTCAGGATGGAGTGCATCCCAATGAAAAAGGCTATGGAACAATGGCGGAAATTGCAATACCAATTATCGAAAAATATTTATAA
- a CDS encoding ribonuclease inhibitor, with protein MELSTSNKNNKKMIVINGGHFSNLAGFYEEVSGVLMKDVDWKVGTLDGFDDILYGGFGVFENNEEIEIIWKDAKKSEDELGLEATREFYERKIKQGRPFNTELIQEKLDALISGEGQTLFDILIEIIESHEKIKLTLD; from the coding sequence ATGGAGTTGAGTACTTCAAATAAAAATAACAAGAAAATGATCGTCATTAATGGCGGTCATTTTTCTAATCTGGCAGGGTTCTATGAAGAGGTTTCCGGCGTTTTAATGAAAGATGTAGACTGGAAAGTGGGAACACTGGATGGTTTTGATGATATTCTTTACGGAGGGTTCGGAGTTTTCGAAAACAATGAAGAAATTGAAATAATCTGGAAGGACGCTAAAAAGTCAGAAGATGAGTTGGGACTTGAAGCAACGCGTGAGTTTTATGAAAGAAAGATCAAACAGGGAAGGCCTTTTAATACAGAACTGATTCAGGAAAAATTAGATGCCCTAATTTCAGGAGAAGGACAGACCTTATTTGATATTCTGATTGAAATCATTGAATCACATGAAAAAATCAAATTGACGTTAGACTGA
- a CDS encoding phosphoribosylformylglycinamidine synthase has protein sequence MSNNKRIFVEKRGIFDVESPKIFDEVKAVVPSVKNVKVYNVYDIFNLNDGELEKVVNSTFVDPVTDILHTENPAETIHFAMEFLPGQFDQRADSAQQCIALLTENEKSKVRSGKLIEFEGVSEADLVKIKDLLINKVESQLKDLSVLDIPADEVPAKVLIHENFINFNDAELENFYNQHGFALGLDDLKFIQEYFKTEQRNPTETELKVLDTYWSDHCRHTTFETQLSDIQFEGDFKQTLETIFNDYIEKRKFLGRELKPISLMDLATVCGRYFHKTGNLDNLVVSDEINACTIQIEAEYDGKKEPWYLLFKNETHNHPTEIEPFGGASTCLGGAIRDPLSGRSFVFQAMRLTGAADVLESVDKTLPGKLPQKTITKQAANGYSSYGNQIGLATTMVSEIYDEGYKAKRMEVGFVTGAVPIDWVRREKPANGDSIIILGGATGRDGVGGASGSSKEQDETSIHTMSSEVQKGNAVEERKIQRLFRKPEVTKLVKKSNDFGAGGVSVAIGEIADSLEVNLDVLPLKYEGLNGTELAISESQERMAVVVDPKDKEQFIKYCEAENIVAVEVAKVTDSGRMQMFWKGDKIVDLSRAFLDTNGCAKSQEVKITHLEKVKLDQKTFSQEEFLKILADKNVASQKGLLEMFDSSIGATTVAMPVGGKYQQTLMEGSAQTLPILGAKNIETVSLASWGFDAEISKQNSLLGASYAVVESVAKIVAMGGDYKNIRLSFQEYFEKLGQNPEKWGKPLASLLGAYDAQINLGLAAIGGKDSMSGTYQDLNVPPTLISFACADGQKKNVISPELKTVGNKLYFYNHIAQENGLPDYTSLKAVYDFIFENIKAGKIVSVKTVKDGGVAVALAKMSFGNRLGAEINVDENTLLAKNIGSLIIETKEELGSAFLQLIGEVKDSGILKINNLESRISDLESAYTKTFEKLFPTVEKEKITVELDEKLNSTTPRNIIIKKHGIAQPRVFAPLFPGTNCEYETLNAFQKEGALVNSLPLKNINHQLLDESIDAWVEEIKQSQILAFSGGFSAGDEPDGSAKFIVNVLKNEKMKKAVHDLLDRDGMIIGICNGFQALVKSGLLPYGQIKDLDENAPTLAHNAIRRHISQMVTVKVVNDESPWLKGMKDQTFTIPISHGEGRFMASEAEIQKLYENGQIATQYIDFDGNIAHGMPFNPNNSLFGIEGITSPCGKIFGRMGHPERFAEGLMKNIPTANYHNIFKNGVEYFK, from the coding sequence ATGTCTAATAACAAAAGAATTTTCGTAGAAAAAAGAGGTATTTTCGATGTAGAAAGTCCAAAAATTTTTGATGAAGTAAAAGCGGTAGTTCCGTCAGTCAAAAATGTAAAAGTATACAATGTATACGATATCTTTAATTTGAATGATGGTGAATTGGAGAAGGTGGTGAACAGCACTTTCGTAGACCCTGTTACTGATATTTTACATACAGAAAACCCTGCAGAAACCATCCATTTTGCGATGGAGTTTTTACCTGGGCAATTTGATCAGCGTGCTGATTCTGCACAACAGTGTATTGCTTTACTGACTGAAAATGAAAAATCTAAAGTAAGAAGTGGAAAACTGATCGAATTTGAAGGCGTTTCAGAAGCTGATCTTGTGAAAATAAAAGATCTTTTGATCAATAAAGTAGAATCTCAGCTAAAGGATTTGTCAGTTCTAGATATTCCAGCAGATGAAGTACCAGCAAAAGTTTTGATCCACGAAAATTTCATCAATTTCAATGATGCTGAGTTGGAGAATTTTTACAACCAGCATGGATTTGCATTAGGATTAGATGACTTAAAATTTATTCAGGAATATTTTAAAACTGAACAAAGAAATCCAACGGAAACTGAACTTAAAGTTTTAGATACCTATTGGAGTGACCACTGCCGTCACACGACTTTTGAAACGCAATTGTCAGATATTCAGTTTGAAGGAGACTTTAAACAGACATTGGAGACAATTTTCAACGACTATATTGAAAAAAGAAAATTCTTGGGCCGCGAATTGAAACCTATTTCTTTAATGGATTTAGCGACAGTTTGTGGAAGATACTTCCACAAGACCGGGAATCTGGATAATCTTGTGGTTTCTGATGAGATCAATGCATGTACCATTCAGATCGAAGCAGAATATGATGGTAAAAAAGAACCATGGTATTTGTTATTCAAGAATGAAACCCATAATCACCCTACAGAAATCGAACCTTTTGGTGGGGCTTCAACCTGTTTAGGAGGAGCAATCAGAGATCCATTGTCTGGAAGATCTTTCGTTTTTCAGGCGATGAGATTAACGGGTGCTGCAGATGTATTAGAGTCTGTTGACAAAACTTTACCAGGTAAATTGCCTCAGAAAACGATTACTAAACAGGCTGCCAATGGATATTCTTCTTATGGTAACCAGATCGGTCTGGCAACAACAATGGTTTCTGAAATCTATGATGAAGGCTATAAAGCTAAAAGAATGGAAGTTGGTTTCGTTACCGGAGCTGTTCCTATTGATTGGGTAAGACGTGAAAAGCCTGCAAATGGTGATTCTATCATCATTTTAGGTGGTGCGACAGGTCGCGATGGAGTAGGTGGAGCAAGTGGAAGTTCAAAAGAACAGGACGAAACTTCTATCCACACGATGAGTTCTGAAGTTCAGAAAGGAAATGCAGTTGAAGAACGTAAAATTCAGAGATTGTTCAGAAAACCGGAAGTAACAAAATTGGTTAAAAAATCCAATGACTTTGGTGCGGGAGGTGTTTCTGTAGCAATCGGAGAAATTGCAGACTCTTTGGAAGTGAATTTAGATGTATTACCATTAAAATACGAAGGACTTAACGGAACTGAACTTGCTATTTCTGAATCTCAGGAAAGAATGGCGGTTGTTGTTGATCCGAAAGATAAAGAACAGTTCATCAAGTATTGTGAGGCTGAGAATATTGTTGCGGTAGAAGTAGCAAAAGTAACAGATTCAGGAAGAATGCAAATGTTCTGGAAAGGAGATAAGATCGTTGATCTTTCAAGAGCATTTTTAGATACCAACGGATGTGCAAAAAGCCAGGAGGTAAAAATTACTCATCTTGAAAAAGTAAAACTTGATCAAAAAACTTTCTCACAAGAAGAATTCTTAAAGATCTTAGCAGATAAAAATGTAGCTTCTCAAAAAGGATTGTTAGAAATGTTTGATTCTTCAATTGGGGCAACAACAGTTGCAATGCCGGTTGGAGGTAAATATCAGCAGACACTGATGGAAGGAAGTGCTCAGACACTGCCTATCTTAGGAGCTAAGAACATAGAAACAGTTTCTTTGGCAAGTTGGGGCTTTGATGCCGAAATTTCCAAACAGAACTCATTGCTTGGAGCATCTTATGCTGTAGTAGAAAGTGTTGCAAAGATCGTAGCCATGGGTGGCGATTATAAAAATATAAGACTAAGTTTCCAGGAGTATTTTGAGAAATTAGGACAGAACCCTGAAAAATGGGGAAAACCATTAGCTTCTCTTTTAGGAGCTTATGACGCTCAGATCAATCTGGGTCTGGCTGCAATCGGAGGTAAAGACTCGATGAGTGGAACGTATCAGGATCTGAATGTTCCGCCAACATTGATCTCCTTTGCTTGTGCTGACGGACAAAAGAAGAATGTTATCTCTCCTGAATTAAAAACGGTTGGAAATAAACTGTATTTCTACAATCATATTGCTCAGGAAAATGGTCTTCCAGATTATACCAGTTTAAAGGCTGTTTACGATTTCATTTTTGAAAATATTAAAGCTGGAAAAATTGTTTCGGTTAAAACAGTAAAAGATGGAGGAGTAGCAGTAGCCCTGGCAAAAATGAGTTTTGGAAACAGACTTGGAGCTGAAATCAATGTTGATGAAAATACCTTATTAGCTAAAAATATTGGTAGTCTGATCATTGAGACGAAAGAAGAGTTAGGTTCAGCATTCCTTCAGTTGATTGGAGAAGTGAAAGATTCCGGTATTTTGAAAATAAACAATCTGGAATCCCGTATCTCGGATCTCGAATCTGCTTATACAAAAACTTTCGAAAAACTTTTCCCAACAGTTGAGAAGGAAAAAATTACAGTTGAATTAGATGAGAAACTGAATTCAACAACACCTAGAAATATTATCATTAAAAAACATGGAATTGCTCAGCCAAGAGTTTTTGCTCCTTTGTTCCCTGGAACGAATTGTGAGTATGAAACATTAAATGCATTCCAGAAAGAAGGAGCTCTGGTAAACAGTTTACCGTTGAAAAATATCAACCACCAATTGCTTGATGAAAGTATTGATGCTTGGGTAGAAGAAATAAAACAGTCTCAGATTTTAGCTTTCTCTGGAGGATTCTCAGCAGGAGATGAGCCGGACGGATCAGCTAAATTTATAGTGAACGTCTTGAAGAATGAAAAAATGAAAAAGGCGGTTCACGATCTTTTAGACAGAGACGGAATGATCATTGGAATCTGTAACGGTTTCCAGGCATTGGTGAAATCAGGATTATTACCTTACGGACAAATTAAAGACCTTGATGAAAATGCTCCAACGCTTGCTCACAATGCAATCAGAAGACATATTTCTCAAATGGTTACTGTAAAGGTAGTGAATGACGAAAGTCCATGGTTGAAAGGAATGAAAGACCAGACATTTACCATTCCGATTTCTCATGGTGAAGGTCGCTTTATGGCTTCTGAAGCTGAAATTCAAAAGTTGTATGAAAATGGCCAGATCGCTACCCAGTATATTGACTTTGATGGAAATATTGCGCATGGAATGCCATTCAATCCTAATAACTCATTATTCGGAATTGAAGGAATTACCAGTCCATGTGGTAAGATTTTTGGTAGAATGGGACACCCGGAACGGTTTGCTGAAGGTCTCATGAAAAATATTCCAACAGCGAATTATCACAACATCTTTAAAAATGGAGTTGAGTACTTCAAATAA
- a CDS encoding WG repeat-containing protein, translated as MSKISFLLLWIPFISFSQGKDVLMYFKSKDSLVGVKDQNGKVIIPAQFRVYSVLEDGETVKGETIEFDGFKKDEVKEKNAWGYVYDKKGNFLYRPFLYDNGADYFSEGVRRFVKNGKVGFADRNGKTIIEAKHDFVSPFNYGYAAFCDGCDWEKTQDEHKAIVGGTWGVMNFKGEITQPVSIPENAVEVSGKFYPNPFKYNEKEKSILQFFEKQNKKLSEIYYVNWYNKLSGDEKKLFFEIVERPKENFPFYQVYTYDYRKIDGGLSFDFKFLVSEDGKKVFAQDYDVDKLPFDQWLKKEIKEAEAYQKEHPDNPNKLSK; from the coding sequence ATGAGTAAAATATCATTTTTACTTTTATGGATACCTTTCATTTCCTTTTCACAAGGGAAAGATGTTTTAATGTATTTTAAATCAAAAGATTCTTTAGTTGGAGTAAAAGACCAAAATGGAAAAGTGATTATTCCTGCGCAATTCAGGGTATATTCTGTTCTGGAAGATGGTGAAACGGTAAAAGGTGAAACGATCGAATTTGATGGTTTTAAGAAAGATGAGGTCAAAGAAAAAAACGCCTGGGGATATGTCTATGATAAAAAAGGGAACTTCTTATACAGGCCTTTTCTTTATGATAATGGAGCTGATTATTTCTCAGAAGGGGTAAGAAGATTTGTCAAAAATGGGAAGGTTGGTTTTGCAGATAGAAATGGAAAGACCATCATTGAAGCAAAGCACGATTTTGTTTCTCCTTTTAATTATGGCTATGCAGCATTTTGTGACGGTTGTGACTGGGAGAAGACACAGGATGAACACAAAGCAATTGTTGGAGGAACCTGGGGCGTGATGAACTTTAAAGGAGAAATTACTCAGCCTGTTTCAATACCAGAAAACGCGGTAGAAGTTAGCGGGAAATTTTATCCGAATCCATTCAAATACAATGAAAAAGAGAAGAGTATTCTTCAATTTTTTGAAAAACAAAATAAGAAGCTTTCGGAAATTTATTATGTGAATTGGTATAATAAATTATCAGGAGATGAAAAAAAACTATTTTTTGAAATCGTTGAAAGGCCCAAAGAGAATTTTCCTTTTTATCAGGTCTATACGTACGATTATAGAAAGATAGATGGAGGATTATCATTTGATTTCAAATTTTTAGTCTCAGAAGATGGTAAAAAAGTATTTGCACAGGACTATGATGTGGACAAACTTCCATTTGACCAGTGGCTGAAGAAAGAGATCAAAGAAGCAGAAGCATACCAGAAGGAGCACCCGGATAATCCGAATAAATTAAGTAAATAA
- the purB gene encoding adenylosuccinate lyase — MNSYKNPLEERYSSEEMLFNFSHNNKFRTWRQLWIALAEIEKDLGLEISDEQIAELKAHAENIDFDKAAEYEKKFRHDVMAHVHTYGDVAPSAKGIIHLGATSAFVGDNTDLIQIRDGLLILKKKLVNVMKNLADFSIQYKDLPTLGFTHFQPAQLTTVGKRATLWLQSLVLDIEELDFFLETLRFRGVKGTTGTAASFLELFNGDYSKVKHLDKELSKRFGFEKVFGVSGQTYDRKIDAKVVALLGNIAQSAHKFTNDLRLLQNLKEIEEPFEKNQIGSSAMAYKRNPMRSERIGALAKYVMSLTTSSAMVASTQWFERTLDDSANKRLTIPQAFLAVDAILLIWNNIMNGIVVYPNRINKHIEEELPFMATEYIIMEEVKAGGDRQEIHEVIRVHSMEASKKVKEEGKENDLIERILNDDSLKLDKSKLKEVLDPKNFIGFAPIQTEEFIKNEVQPILDQNKDLIGLEADLKV, encoded by the coding sequence ATGAATTCCTACAAAAATCCATTGGAAGAGCGCTACTCCAGCGAAGAGATGTTATTTAATTTCTCACATAATAATAAATTCCGTACTTGGAGACAGCTTTGGATCGCTCTTGCTGAAATCGAAAAAGACCTTGGACTTGAAATTTCTGACGAGCAAATTGCAGAGTTGAAAGCTCATGCTGAAAATATCGATTTTGATAAAGCAGCAGAATATGAGAAAAAATTCCGTCATGATGTAATGGCTCACGTTCATACCTATGGAGACGTAGCACCTTCAGCAAAAGGAATTATACATTTGGGAGCTACTTCAGCTTTTGTAGGGGATAATACAGACTTAATTCAAATCCGTGACGGGCTTTTGATCTTAAAGAAAAAGCTTGTTAACGTAATGAAGAATCTTGCAGATTTTTCTATTCAATATAAAGACCTTCCTACTTTAGGATTTACTCACTTCCAACCAGCTCAGTTAACGACTGTTGGAAAAAGAGCAACACTTTGGTTACAAAGTTTGGTTCTTGATATCGAAGAACTTGATTTCTTCTTAGAAACATTACGTTTCAGAGGGGTAAAAGGAACTACTGGAACTGCTGCCAGCTTCTTAGAGCTTTTCAATGGTGATTATTCTAAAGTAAAACACTTAGATAAAGAACTTTCAAAAAGATTTGGTTTCGAAAAAGTTTTTGGGGTTTCAGGACAAACGTATGACAGAAAAATTGATGCTAAAGTAGTTGCTTTACTAGGAAACATAGCTCAGTCTGCACATAAATTTACAAACGATTTACGTCTTCTTCAAAATCTTAAAGAAATTGAAGAACCATTCGAGAAAAACCAGATCGGTTCATCCGCAATGGCTTACAAACGTAACCCGATGAGAAGTGAAAGAATTGGAGCTTTAGCTAAATACGTAATGTCTTTAACGACAAGTTCTGCAATGGTAGCTTCTACACAATGGTTTGAAAGAACATTAGATGATTCTGCTAACAAAAGATTAACGATTCCTCAGGCTTTCTTAGCTGTGGATGCAATCCTATTGATCTGGAATAACATCATGAACGGAATCGTGGTATATCCAAACAGAATCAACAAGCATATCGAAGAAGAGCTACCTTTCATGGCAACTGAATATATCATCATGGAAGAAGTAAAAGCAGGGGGAGACCGTCAGGAAATTCACGAAGTGATCAGAGTTCACTCAATGGAAGCTTCCAAAAAGGTGAAAGAAGAAGGAAAAGAAAATGATCTGATTGAAAGAATCTTGAATGATGATTCTTTAAAACTGGATAAATCAAAATTAAAAGAAGTTTTAGATCCTAAAAATTTCATTGGCTTTGCACCAATTCAGACGGAGGAATTCATTAAAAATGAAGTTCAGCCGATTCTCGATCAAAACAAAGACCTGATAGGACTGGAAGCTGATCTTAAAGTATAA
- the bglX gene encoding beta-glucosidase BglX — translation MSKKLILIAALALSEVFSAQEMVVKPVQSYQTAQYQAKKKAFVDQLLSKMTLDEKIGQLNLPSSGDFTTGLAQSSDIGKKVEQGLVGGLFNIKGADKIKAVQKVAVEKSRLKIPLIFGMDVIHGYETTFPIPLGLAASWDMNLIQQSAKVAAREASSDGINWTFSPMVDISREPRWGRVSEGSGEDPYLGSEIAKNMVYGYQGKDLANGTNILACVKHFALYGAGEAGRDYNTVDMSHIRMFNEYFPPYKAAVDAGVASVMASFNEVDGVPATGNRWLQTEVLRNKWNFKGFVVTDYTGINEMVDHGMGDLQQVSALALKAGVDMDMVGEGFLTTLKKSLSEGKVTQAEIDIAAKRILEAKYDLGLFDNPYKHGDAKLAAKEVYNLENRTIARNVAAQSMVLMKNDNQVLPLKKSGTVAVIGPLVNNSLNMAGTWSVAAKHATAVNLMQGLQDNLGKEVKFISAKGANIDYSEKLENIYAAHGKKTDRDTRSKEALLKEAVDVANKADVIILAIGESAEMSGESSSRTEITIPQSQVDLLNELKKTGKPIAMVLFTGRPLALTNVKDTPDAILNVWFSGSEAGNAISDVLFGKVNPSGKLPMTFPRSLGQVPIYYNAKNTGRPLDQKLVDKCEYQRFRSNYMDECNTPLYPFGYGLSYTKFNYSDLSVSNSNPKGNQTIQASVTVTNSGNYDGAEVVQLYIRDMVGSITRPVKELKGFQKVFLKKGESKKVTFDITPENLKFYNGDLKFDWEPGEFDIMIGTNSEDVKHSKINWTK, via the coding sequence ATGAGTAAAAAGTTAATTTTAATAGCCGCTTTAGCGCTTTCGGAGGTGTTTTCGGCTCAGGAAATGGTTGTGAAACCTGTTCAATCCTACCAGACAGCTCAATATCAAGCGAAGAAAAAGGCCTTTGTAGATCAGCTTTTGTCAAAAATGACTTTAGATGAAAAAATAGGACAGCTTAACTTACCAAGTTCAGGGGACTTTACAACCGGGTTAGCTCAAAGCTCTGATATAGGTAAAAAAGTAGAACAAGGTCTGGTCGGCGGATTATTCAATATAAAAGGAGCTGATAAAATTAAAGCAGTTCAAAAAGTTGCCGTAGAAAAAAGTCGTTTGAAAATTCCATTGATCTTTGGAATGGATGTTATCCATGGTTATGAGACCACTTTTCCTATTCCTTTAGGTTTAGCTGCTTCCTGGGATATGAATCTTATTCAGCAGTCTGCAAAGGTTGCAGCGAGAGAAGCATCTTCTGATGGGATCAACTGGACATTCTCTCCGATGGTGGATATTTCTCGCGAACCGAGATGGGGAAGAGTTTCTGAAGGTTCTGGTGAAGATCCCTATTTAGGAAGTGAAATTGCCAAAAATATGGTCTATGGCTATCAGGGGAAAGATTTGGCAAACGGAACAAACATTCTGGCATGTGTAAAACACTTCGCATTGTATGGAGCTGGTGAAGCGGGAAGGGATTACAATACAGTTGATATGAGCCATATAAGAATGTTCAATGAATATTTTCCACCCTATAAAGCTGCTGTAGATGCAGGAGTTGCCTCGGTAATGGCTTCGTTTAATGAGGTGGATGGTGTTCCTGCAACAGGAAACAGATGGCTGCAGACAGAGGTTCTGAGAAACAAATGGAATTTCAAAGGTTTTGTAGTTACCGATTATACCGGAATCAATGAAATGGTGGACCATGGGATGGGAGATCTCCAGCAGGTTTCTGCTCTGGCTTTGAAAGCTGGGGTAGACATGGATATGGTAGGGGAAGGCTTTTTAACAACCCTCAAGAAATCTTTATCTGAAGGGAAAGTTACCCAGGCAGAAATTGATATAGCTGCTAAAAGAATTCTTGAAGCTAAATATGATTTAGGGTTATTCGATAATCCATATAAACATGGGGATGCAAAATTAGCTGCAAAAGAAGTATATAATCTTGAAAATCGTACGATTGCCAGAAATGTTGCCGCTCAGTCGATGGTATTGATGAAAAATGATAATCAGGTTTTACCTTTGAAAAAATCCGGAACGGTAGCGGTAATCGGACCACTGGTTAATAATTCACTGAATATGGCCGGAACATGGAGTGTGGCTGCCAAGCATGCAACTGCTGTTAACCTAATGCAGGGGCTTCAGGATAATCTTGGAAAAGAGGTGAAGTTTATTTCTGCTAAAGGAGCAAACATAGATTACAGCGAAAAATTAGAAAATATCTATGCAGCTCATGGAAAGAAGACGGATAGAGATACCCGTTCAAAAGAAGCTCTGTTGAAAGAAGCTGTGGATGTTGCGAATAAAGCAGATGTAATTATTCTGGCTATTGGAGAATCTGCGGAAATGAGTGGCGAATCTTCCTCCAGAACAGAAATCACGATTCCTCAGTCTCAGGTTGATCTCTTAAATGAATTGAAGAAAACAGGAAAACCAATTGCGATGGTTCTTTTCACAGGCCGTCCTTTGGCATTAACGAATGTAAAAGATACTCCTGATGCTATTCTGAATGTATGGTTCTCGGGTTCTGAAGCTGGAAATGCGATTTCAGATGTTTTATTTGGAAAAGTAAACCCTTCCGGGAAATTACCAATGACTTTCCCAAGAAGTCTGGGGCAGGTTCCAATTTACTATAATGCTAAAAACACAGGACGTCCGTTAGACCAGAAATTGGTTGATAAATGTGAATACCAACGTTTCCGTTCCAATTATATGGATGAGTGTAACACCCCGCTTTATCCATTCGGTTATGGATTGAGCTATACAAAATTCAATTATTCTGATCTTAGTGTGTCTAATTCCAATCCAAAAGGGAATCAGACAATTCAGGCTTCAGTTACTGTTACAAATTCAGGAAATTATGATGGGGCAGAAGTAGTACAGTTATACATCAGAGATATGGTCGGAAGCATTACCAGACCTGTAAAAGAACTAAAAGGATTCCAAAAAGTTTTCCTGAAAAAAGGCGAGTCTAAGAAAGTTACTTTCGATATTACACCGGAAAATCTTAAATTCTATAATGGAGATTTAAAATTTGATTGGGAACCGGGAGAATTTGACATCATGATCGGAACCAATTCCGAGGATGTGAAACATTCAAAAATCAATTGGACAAAATAA
- a CDS encoding prolyl oligopeptidase family serine peptidase — MKLKLRHALLLLPLLALQLNAQEIKAELNKEIKRAEKVSYILDYPQKVKGNVPLIVFLHGSGERGTDLELVKVHSPFTYKNLIKEPVAILAPQCPADSWWDTVTIYNLIKEIQKKYKIDASRIYLTGLSLGGWGTLKLAMEHPEMFAAVVPVCAPTDQIMTANINRYKDLNMKIFHGGMDDIVLPENAFKFYQKLHPVNPGAELIIFPNDNHNSWDSAYSDPKLYEWMLSKKKGDK; from the coding sequence ATGAAATTAAAACTAAGACATGCGCTCCTCTTGCTTCCTCTTCTTGCATTACAACTGAATGCGCAGGAGATCAAAGCTGAACTGAACAAAGAAATCAAGAGGGCGGAAAAAGTATCTTATATTCTGGATTATCCACAAAAAGTAAAAGGGAATGTTCCTTTAATTGTATTTCTGCATGGATCAGGAGAAAGAGGAACGGATCTGGAACTGGTAAAAGTCCACAGTCCTTTTACTTATAAAAATCTGATCAAGGAACCTGTAGCAATTTTAGCACCTCAGTGTCCTGCGGACAGTTGGTGGGATACAGTGACCATTTATAATCTGATCAAAGAGATTCAGAAAAAATATAAAATTGATGCCTCAAGAATTTACCTGACAGGCCTTTCACTGGGAGGATGGGGTACTTTAAAGCTGGCTATGGAACATCCTGAAATGTTTGCAGCTGTAGTTCCTGTCTGTGCACCTACGGATCAGATAATGACGGCAAATATCAACCGGTATAAAGATCTGAATATGAAAATTTTTCATGGAGGAATGGACGATATTGTCTTACCTGAAAATGCATTTAAATTCTACCAGAAGCTCCATCCGGTAAATCCTGGTGCAGAACTCATTATATTCCCTAATGATAATCATAATTCCTGGGATTCTGCGTATTCAGATCCCAAACTCTACGAATGGATGTTGTCTAAGAAAAAGGGAGATAAATAA